Sequence from the Miscanthus floridulus cultivar M001 chromosome 16, ASM1932011v1, whole genome shotgun sequence genome:
GCTCGGGGCGTCGGCGAGTAGCCTGGcatttctaggaggaggaggagaggatgccttgGGTCTAGCGATCGCCCGCCCTAAGGCCAAGGCTAACACACCCGAGGCATGAGCATTAGGGAAGTGCgccatcagcccggtgggctcgacggtgaAGATGGAGCAGGCGGCGGTGGGGGCGACACAACTACCCCCATAGAGGGTCAAGGGGGTGCTAGAGTTCGGCGAGGGTTGGCCAGCACCGGTAGACACAGAGGCCGTGCCACCGCCACCGTTGTAGAGGAGGGACGCAGTGCCGAAGCAGTTGTGTCCCCGTttgaggtgagtgtttttttggCGGGGTTGGTAGCATCTCCCATTTGTTCCTTGGTCGTATGTTGACCTTGTCGATGTTTTGCCTTCAGCCATAAGCGTCAGGCGAAAGTGCCCGCCCTGGtgccacgtaaggcgctcaaggtgagcaccagctccaccgcccaatgggtggtggaggcgcaagctgCCATACAACGTGGCATGGCGTTGGCGAGGACCGACCCAAAGGAGCCAGTCACCCAGGGAGAGGCTATCAAGGCAGCCATGAATCAAGTAGGGGAAGAGGAGCCTAGGCCCCATGAGCCTAAGGCCCGCGAGTCAGATGGGGCTGAGGCACCCTCAGTTGCCGAGGCGACTGagtgcgaggccgaggccccccGAACTTCCCAGGCTGAGGCAGCGGAGGCCGGGgtgcctaggaccaccgaggctgaggtggcAGGGACCGAAGCCCCCAGGACCATCGAGGTCGGGGTGGTAGAGGCTGGCGTTGGTGGGGCAAAGCCGATGGCCCAGGAAGCAGAGACGGAGGCATGGCAAGCTTCAATACCGCCCCTAGTCCAAGGCCCGCCACCGTTGTAGGAGAGCGCCctggaagtggaggtccattcgatctcctctgatgatacttcttgggggaaggaggtggcggatgccgaggcggccagcaccatggAGTAGCCAGCTCCGACCTCTGGCAAGGGAAGCTCGACCCTCATGCGGGCAcaacccgagccccacgggtgggatcacccacgtgtcttgtggcggagccgggatgaccctgagggggagcctctattcgcccttgaGGATGCGACCAAGGGGGGGcattgggacaccttcgagcaataccgccgtctggcagagcggtcgctacggacagcGCTATCCATCATGGCTGACGATCTACCCTGGGCCACCTAGGTAtgcgccttcttttctcatgcggtgtcGTCTTTTTCCCAAGTTTTCTTGCAGCGCTTGACGTTTGTTCCACCTATCAGGAGCTCGAGgctcggtccctcgggaagtcattgttcctccggcgggagagggacatctgggactAGCTTCGgtagcagaaggacctgctcgccaatgctaatgagcttcttTTGGCGaggagcacggaggtggaggacctccgcctttgctatGCTGATATGAAGGACAAGGTGGCCATGGCTCGGGAGTaggccgcccctttggcggcgcggatcaaggagctagagggggAGCTGACCCAGGTGGCTAGTGagtgggacaccttcaggtcctaggCTGAAGAAGCGACAACCTCTACCTAGGCCGTCGCTCGGTAGCTATGGGCGGAGCAGGGTGtgcacctgctgacgaaaggtgccctggcggaggccctcaaggtggtcgAGGCCTCTCGAACTGAGGCTTTGGTATGGAAGGGAAAagctgagggtgagtcctgttccccttgttttatttgtttttcttgtgttcgacccctaactccctaaTGTGATGCAGAGTtggagagggaggcttctagggcggccaagGCCTCTCAGGTCAAGGTTTAGCACTGGAAAGAGAAGGCCAAGGCCTCTCGGGTCAAGGTCCAGCGctagaaagagaaagccgagggtgagtcccataggccttTGCCTTTGTTCAGCTTATTTCCCTTGGTGCTTAACCCTATCCTGCTTGTTTTGgcatagggttggagaaggaggtctctcgggcagctgaggcctctgtcgcagtgcaggcggtgctcaaggccaagatcggggagcacaacgcgctgcaGAGCACTGCTCATACTATCTGCGAGGtcctagaggttgagggggtcaagtcgggtagctcccttaggagccgcttgatcgcgttgagtGGCCAAGTGCGCAAGCAACTCTggggagcgctgcacacgggcgtcaagtgCGCCCTAGTCATCGTCTCGTCGCACTATGCTAGCATCGACCTtgaggccatcagtgatggctacgtgTTGGctaaggatgacgaggaggccaatgaggaggtcatgaagctgatggaggtggctgagggccccggcacggcgctggccaagctgttcaaagaggaggtggttcctcccacgccGTTAGCCGACATAGGAGACcatgagccttgacctaggccaaaggggccatgtaaatagattaggatgaTTATCATGATGTTTGTGGTCGTCGacgccttttttaaagtacttatgcgtctatgctttttaatcattttatggtatttccgagcctttgccctctgtctCGTTCCTGAACATATCACTAGTAGAAaacttcctcggaacctaagctgcccctcaggaaaaaggtggtgagggagtgccatagcccagaggcataggtcGTCTCACGGCTTGGCCGGCCTTTttgccctgagacagacttttggtccttagtttttttacaatcgatttgttggAACATgatagagagtttggcatagaaatttatttgaaaaacgattaaaaaatggtgtctaggacttaggggggttccccccttctagcccccgagggaggctcagttctatagaggcagagctgagtcttgttCAAGCCCCGTGGTGGGTACCTCtatagaggcagagctgagtcgcCCTTATGATGTTATCATAATGTTGAGCCCCACGATGGGCtcagggggtttctcaaaaaattagaataactaaagaacgcttctttattatatttcgagaaacaatgtatacagtgcttggaaatttaagggtagaagcggcatagctgttctatgttccaagcattggtgaggattttgcccttcgcattggctagcttgttggtcctaggcttcagcacttgggcgacgatgtatgacccttcccatggcggggtcagcttgtggcagcccttgttgttctgccttagtctcagcaccaggtcgcccaccttcaggtctcggctttgaatgcatcgggcttgatagcgtcatagggcttgctggtacttggctgaatgttGTAGCgcaatgtctcgggcttcctctagttggtcaaggCGTCTTCATGGGCAGTgcagttgctttgctcgttgtaggcctgtagcctcagggaactgtactccaagttagtggggaggatggcctcggctccatagaccaggaagaacggtgtgaatcccgtggctcggcttggagtgttccttaggctccagatgaccaacgggagttcagcgagccatttcttgccaaatttcttcaaccagttgtatattcttggcttgaggccttgtaggatcatgccattggcatgctctacttggccatttgtcctagggtgtcctatgaccgactaggccacatggatgtggtggtcgtcgtagaacattaggaacttgtggccggtgaattgtgtcccattgtcagtgatgatggtgtttggaaccccgaacctgtggatgataccagtgaagaacaacaccgcttgctcaaatttgattcgattgattggacgagccttgatccacttggagaacatATTGATCGCTactagcagatgggtgtagcccctaggggctttctgcagaggcccaatcatgtcgagcccccacatggcaaatggccatgtaatggggatggtttggagggcttgggccgggagatgCGTCTACCACGCGTATTACtagcatccttcgtaggagcatacgagcttggtggcgtcagcaactaccgttggccagtagaacccttggcggaaggcgtctCTGACGAGCGTctaaggcgctgcatggtgcccacaggctcccatgtgcaagtcccaaagtagggcttggcctgcctcggtggtgatgcatcgttggaggacgctagatgggcttcgcctgtatagctcgccgttgctgaggacgtaagttttggctcgtcaCGCAAGCCattgggctttggtcctgtctatAGGAAGCTCTCCCTAAACAaagcaatcaaggaacgggactcgccagtccatgccctggttggcctcgggaggctccgcgttgacttccatgacctcgggcttggccgAAGGGGTCTTGGCGATAGAGGGGGCCTTGAGCCCTGCGGTGGgatcgaccggtgggccctcttctgccgctaaggcatagtcgatggaaggcttgtggaggtctctagcgaagatgttcggggggactaGGGCCcatgccgatgccatctttgccagtttgttcgtggcctcattgaattttcatgcgatgtggttgagtttgagaccgtcgaacttatCTTCAAGACGACATACCAGCTTGCAGTacacctccattttggggtcatggcagtttgactccattacttgatcgacgacgagctatgAATCGCCTCGTACGTTGAGATGTCGTACCCTAAGTTTGATGTCGATctacaagccattgacgagggcttcgtactcggctgtgttgttggaggtggcaaagtgaagccgaatcatgtagcgcatgtgcactctaaggggtgagatgaagagcagacctgcgcctgcctcggtcttcatcagggacccatcgaagtacatggtccagcattcctcCTATACTTGAGcaagtggcagttgggtgtcggtccactcagccacgaaatcagccaagacctgagatttgattACTTTCTAAGGCACAAAAGATAGGGcatcccccatgagttcgatggcccacttggctacccTACCCAAGGCCTCctagttatggattatctctcctagggggaaagacgacaccacgatcaccaggtgggactcgaagtagtgacacagcttgcgtcgagcgaagactatggcatagattagtttctagatgtgggggaAGCATGTCTTGGTCTTGGAGAGGACTTCActaatgaagtaaataggtcattggatgggtagagcatacccttcctcctgcctctcgaccaccatggccacgctgaccacctgggtcgttgcagcgacgtagagtaagagggcctcgcccttggctgtcggtaccaggatgggaggattggtgagcaatgccttgagcttggtgagggcttcttcagcctcgGGGGTCCATGAAAAGCATTCGTATTTTCTCAAGAGGtgatacagaggcaagcctttttcaccaaggcgtgagatgaagtggctcagggccgcaaggcatcccataaccctctgtactcccttgaggtctcggattggccccatgttggtcacggccaagaccttctctgggttggcctcgatgccttgttctgagactatgaatcccaagagatGCCTCGAGGGAAcccaaagacacacttctcagggttgagcttgatgcccttttctctgaggcatctgaaggctatttccaagtcaccgatgagatcactggccttcctagacttgaccacaatgtcgtccacataggcctcgatggttcgcccgatgtgctcgccaaagacatgggtcatgcaccattggtatgtggcccctgtgtttctgaggccgaacgacatagtcacatagcagtacatgccgaatggtgtgatgaaagaagtcgcgagctagtcggactctttcatcttgatttgatggtaaccagaatacgcatcaaggaaggatagggtttcacatcccatagtggagtcaatgatttggtcgattcgaggtaataggaaagggacttttggacaagctttattcaaaccagtgtagtccacacacattctccacttcccatttttcttcttaactaatacaggattagctaaccactctggatgggacacttccttgatgaacctagccaccaaaagcttttacacctcctcgccgatggccctactcttttcctcattgaatcggcgtaggcgctgcttcaccggtctagagtcggcctagatgtccaaggcatgctcggcgacctcccttggaatgcccggcatgtctgagggactccacacaaatacatcggcattcgtgcgaagaaagtcaacgagcacggcttcctatttgatgtcgagggtggcgctgatcctcagcgcccggtcattgGAGTcgttggggtcgaccgggacgagcttgatggccttcaCAGGCTCAAAAGTCCCagcacgatgcttggagtcaggcgcctcgctaccgactcggtcgaggttgacgatgagggtcttggcctcaacaagagcctcggcgtactcaatgcattcgatgtcgcagtcgtatgcatgctcgtacgtggactcgactaTGATGACGCCATTGGAacccagcatcttgagcttgaggtaggtgtagttggggaccgccatgaacttggtgtagcatggccaccccaggatggcgtggtaggttcctttgaacccaaccacctcgaaggtgaggacctcctttcggtagttggagggagtgccgaagcagatgggcaggtcgatgtgcctgaggggtcacgtgcgtttccccggcacgatgccgtggaaaggcacggCGTCACCCCGGAGctatgactggtcgagctccaggagctctaaggtgttggcgtagagatgttgaggctgctgcctccgtccatcaacaccttggtgagccgggtattgctgatgatcgggtcaacaacTAGTGGGTACTGCCCTGGGTTCGAGACAAAATCAaggtggtcatcctgatcaaaggagatcgcctcccgagaccagttgaggtactggggagcggccaccttcaccgagaagacctcctagTGCTCCCTCTTTTGCTGGCATGCCATGAGGCACACTgaaggcccaccaaagatcatgaaggcattgtgcacctcaggaaacccatcgtccttgtcgttgtccctatcgCCGGTGCCCCTCATCTTAGCATCGTCACTTGGGAGCCCAagcttggcgtagtaatgccGAAGCATAGTGTACTctttgagggtgtgcttcaccaggCCCTGGTGGTATGGGCAGGGCTTCCTTAGCATGTCATCAAAGAGCCCagggcccctagggcctcggggattcttgtgaTCTATGGCTATGACTAGACTGGCCTTGAGGACCTCTTACTTCCCCTGGtgactctttttctttttcttggggaggtggggagccaaggccctaggggcctcgtccctccgcttccccttggcgttgttgttggggaagatggccctaatagcctcttcgcccgaggcgaagttggtggcgatgtcgaggagcatggcCGCCGAGGTTGGCATGTACTAGCCTAACTCTCAGACTaggtctcggtaggtggtgccagagaggaaagcctggacaattttTGAGTCACCAACgcttggcaactcggtgcattgcttggagaagcatcaaatgaagtcttagagagactcgtccggcccctggtgacaactcttgaggtcccaggagttcccagggcgcacgtatgtgccccggaaattcccgacgaagacctttaccaagtcacgccagttgtggatctgtgagggagggaggtgttcgagccaggctcgcgccgagtctgacaggaacaatgggaggttgcggatgatgagcaggtcatcgtctgcgCTGCCTAGCTTACAAGCTAGGCGGTAATCGGCTAGCCAAAGTTCAGGATTGGTCTCATCgttgtactttgtgaggttgTCCGGTTGCCGAAACCAAGCCaggaaatgagcagcgcggataGCTCTACTAAAGACTTGAGGGTCGggtggctcaggagaaggactacgatcctccccactatcgtagtaGCCACCTCACTGTAGATGGTAGCCTCGGGTGGGCCCCTCGTTGTTGTGGcgccatcgcctgctgaccacatcgtggtcgccttgcgcctcacgtcggtcgctgaggcggtcgtgcaccgaggggaccATATTGGCCGTCGATGCTCGAGCGAGCTTGGGACGAattgaggcctccctatcctggcGAGGTGGTGCCATGGGAAGTTCCAAGGTGCCTCTGCACCatcgagaggcggaactttcAGCCTGCTACACCACGGCAGTATCATGGAGGTCTCAGAGCTCGCCGTGAGCCCATCGCCCCTCCGTAGTAGAGGACTCGAGCATCGTTTGTAGTAGCATTGCTACCGatgcgatgttctggctagcgcggttgaagatagggggttgctcgcccccttcgtcattgttgatgcggtgattgacgtcgcgagccctccacCGGGCTACTCCACCATCACTATGACCTTGCTGCTCTTGCTCAAGAGTGTCTCAAAGCTGTTGCagcaggagtcggtcttgttcgaccttggcctgaagctcatggagctgctccaagtcaaggCATCGAAGCTCCTCGAGGTTCTCGTTCCACGCTGCCGGTGGCTCGATGCATTGAGGTGTGGCGTCACCTGCCCTTCATGGCGCGGGGAGCGGTTCcctgccccttcatcctcatTGCTCGCTCTTGGCATCCCGAGTCCAATGTGGAAACACTCGCAAGTGGGGTCATAAGTGTCTTCGTTGTTggagtcagagtaaccaaagtagtagtcgctcgcggccaagaAGCGACGCATAGCTTTAGGGTCATGAAGCCCAGAAAAGTctgctccggcccatgcctcgtcctcctccgaggagtcagcgtgggtgtgggtcgaggttgtggAGTCAAGGTCAAGGGCGAAGCATTGGTGGCATCCTGAGGGCTCCACATGTGCGAAAGCATAGGCAGCGGTAGTATTGCCAAACCCGAAAGGGTATAGGGATGGTGCCATTGCTGGGCTTTGCTCTACCGGAGTTGACTCCTTAGGAGGTGgtagggcagagcttgatgacggggcatcgctGCATGCCACCGGCATTTTTCCCTTGCCcgggcttaagctagacaggtccccaactagggactctataccaacagccgggcatgggGTACCAGCGGAGCGCGGTGTGTCACCCTGAGCTTGCGCACTGTCGGGGTGGTCCTGCTCGCGTTGTGCCTAGGCTACTGGTGCGTGGTGTTGACTTTGGTCGGTGGGGCtttgggtgtgaggagtaccatatcgtactcacatcctagagacatgaactctacgCTCCTGAACCAGATCACCATGCCGAGATGTAGTGGtcatatggggtctgccatccggaacttgttgggatgatgaagTTGACACGCAgtagagcccctacctggcgtgccaactatcgatgttttggactggcgagccctcaaccaactagtgaaaatgtactatgtgcccctaatcctggatggtgatgcaaagagacacaaggtttatactggtttaggcaatagatgccctacgtctagtctaagagatcgatcttgtattccttgcaccgaagtgcttgtagtagggggttacaagtagggtgagagagggagctagtcccaggtctctgcgtggagcggtgtcAATTGCTTGAGTtgttgatctcaagcagcggGGAAGCGTGCATATTACAGAGTGTTGAGCGTGTGTTCGTCTGAGCGTCTAAGTCTACCTTCCATCTGCGACCGTCTGTGCCTCCCTAGAAATGGcctcggtctctcccttttatagttgaaggggggacagggttGATACATGTGTTTGCTATGCAGCGTCttgtgagcggaggtggtgtTTTCGAGCCTTGTAGCTTgtcactatggtggcatggtcgacggagcggtctttgtccttgatgcactggagcgacgcactGATCACACCTGATCTTgtgtgacgtgggagctccagtgatagcttgacgtagggcatggcgGACGATGTGCCGGTCGTTGTGTGTTGATAGTGTAAAGGgctgaggctcagttggtgccaaggccgagGCATCGTGGGGGGCATGGCGGGCATGAATCctgaggctgccgagaccctaaagtggattgcTATGGCTTGGAGGAAGAAGTTGGTCTTGTACAtggattccgaggctacaggtacCTGGACTTGACCCCCCATgccgcgctgtcctcggagcagttggggttaggcagcatagtgtaGCACGGgcatcagtcgtgggcacagtgccgagcacaacggccggtaacccctgccctgtctcgTTTTagacggcatggtgttgatgcgactcccatttcGTTAgtcgctctgctgtgtcgagccatcgtccggttgatgtcgcaggagtggttggtcgcattaattggacgtGACATTCTGTCAGGGAAATCGGTCAAGGCGGAGACGACGGGGTTGTCGCCGACCTGGCCTCGAGTGAGGTGGAGAATCagcaccttgtccgaggcctttcgtgcaaggcctcgagcaagacggagaatcggttcctcgtccgaggccttacgtgcgaggccttgagcgaggcggagaatcggtaccctgtccgaggcctttcgcgcgaggcctcgagcgaggtggaggatcggtagcctcggacaaggtgggggttagccagtggttgtctcttggctttgattttgtcaaggtctaagcgatttttttggtttttgcttaggggacccctttttatggtacccgacacatgaaataacaagcaatgttgcaaatgtttcaaacacatgtttcaattgtagaagcttaaatatgaatgcttgatgctcatgctcatgcaatgcaagtcaatttatgcaaggctaacacctagggtgttatagtccctcccccttataaaaatcttgtcccgagatttgcaagacctaccattcttggaaaaaggtgggataaacctctcataaataatcctctcgttcccacatagcatcttgttcactgtgattgttccacaccaccttatagaacttaatgatcttactccatgttactcttttcatctcttctaacactcggattggcttttcttcataggtcaaatccgattgaagctgtacgttggtgggtgcaatagattcttcaggtacacgaagacatttcttcaactgagaaacatgaaaaacatcaaatattgcactcatctctagtggGAGTTGTAGCTTGTAAGCAACATTTCCCTTCCCTTCtagaatcttgtatggtcctacatatctaggcgaaagcttctttttcattccaaatctcttcaccccttcatgggtgatactttcaagtatacatagtcacccacttcaaaagtcagtggtcttcttcttttatcagcataactcttttgtctcgattgagctgccttcatatgctgttggataacacgcacttgctctttagcttcattgacaaagtcaataccaaagtatctcctctcaCCAGGCttaatccaattcaacggagttctacattttctgtcgtacaaagcttcaaatggagccatcttgatacttgcttgataactgttgttataggagaactcagctaaaggtaaccatttctcctatgaacctttggaagatataacacaagctcttagcaaatcttctaagatttggttcactcgctctgtctatcctgaagtttgcggatggtatgccgaacttctgattagcttagttcccaaagcctggtgtaagtgctcctagaaatgagctatgaactatggtcctcgatctgagattattgtcctaggtactccatgaaGTCTCATGATCTGAAAAACATAtagctcagcgtatttcccaactatataccttgtgttcatgggtataaaatgtgctgacttggtgagatgatctacaataacccatatcgaatcgtgaccttgcggtgtcattggaaggccggtgataaagtccatactgatttcttcccatttccaacttggaataggcaatggctggagTAATCCGACAGActtcatatgaacaacttttactctgctgtagttgtcgcacctagcaacataggctgcgatctctttcttcatcttagtccaccaaaaatgggttttcaagtcttggtacatcttactactacccgggtggatagataatttggacgaatgagcttcatctaaaatttgatttctaagttcatggtccttcggtaccacaagtcggtcctcaaaccataatacacccttttcatctaatctgaaatgtttggtttcctgttctagcatctttctcttgatgtgacttatacctacatctgtctactgctactctatgattttgctctcaagtgaacaactgatagtgatattgtgtagtactacaggatgtaacaaattgaagccatcttctaacaatgcttccatagtgttataatgagatttccaactgagtgcatcggctactacattggctttccccagatggtaatgcacttccaaattgtagtccttaatcaattctaaccatcttcgctgcctcatgttcagctctggttgggtaaagatatacttgagacttttgtggtcagtatatatatgacatacattgcccaacaaataatgtctccatatctttaatgcgtgAACAACTACTGCAAGATCTAAATCATGcatggggtagttgacttcatgttttctcaattgccgagaagcatatgtaataactcttccttcttgcataagcacacaccccaaacatatacctgatgcatcacaaaatacattgaaaggcttctcaatgtcgggttgtgctaagacaCGCGCTATAGTTAAAAGAGttttgagggtgtgaaaagctgcttcacattctagtgcccatttgtacttctcatccttctgaagtagtatggtcatgggcttagctatctttgagaaatctggaatgaaacgacgataatatcctaccaaccctagaaaactccgaacttcgtgaaccgaagtcggggctttccaatccatgacctcttgtacttttgatgggtccacagagattccatctcttgataagatatgacctaagaaaggtactttgctcaaccaaaattcacacttgctaaatttcgcatatagcttatgctcccttagtctggataggacaatccttagatgctcttcatgatctgccttattttccaaataaatcaatatatcattgataaacacaaccatgaacttgtcaagctcgggcatgaataccgaattcatcaggtacatgaagtaggcaggagcatttgttagtccaaaagacataaccaaatactcatataagtcgtacctagttgagaaagtagttttaggtatgtcctctagcctgatctttatctaatgatagctgatctcaagtcaatcttagagaatacatt
This genomic interval carries:
- the LOC136510694 gene encoding uncharacterized protein: MAVPNYTYLKLKMLGSNGVIIVESTYEHAYDCDIECIEYAEALVEAKTLIVNLDRVGSEAPDSKHRAGTFEPVKAIKLVPVDPNDSNDRALRISATLDIK